The DNA region CGGTCTGAACTGGAAAGCGGTAACTGATAAGTTCGATAACCAACTGGTCAAAGAGCTTCCCGAAATGGCCATGGCTGCCATTACCATCACTGCCGTGGATTCCGTAAGCGCGCGGTTTGAAATTGCCGCCATCTTGGGTATGGTATACAAATACGCTTCACACTCACGGAACAAACCAAGGTACTGGATGGACTTCGGCAACAGCCGTGATTCAGGTCAGGTGATTCTGTCAACTGTTGGGGAGGTCAAACAGCCTGAATCCGCAAGGTACGAAACACGAAGCGTTCTCCGCATGGTAACTGATGAGTTTCCCGATCTGCTGAGCGCGGGAGCGGAAAAAGACGCAGGACATAACTGTTCGACAGCTTCCGCACTGGAAGAGCAGGATTTATTCATTAATGCCTCACTGGCTTACCCCGGTGTGGAAATATTAAACAGGATGTTTCGGGAAGGAATGGTGTTTGACCGTGGATTCTTTTATAACCTCAAAGATCATCGCATGCACCCCCTCAAGGTCGCTTAAACTCACCGTATGGAAATAATAGATTTACATGGGAAAAAGATCGAGGTCACCGACCTGTCACTGGCTATTCTACAGGCAGACGATTTTCGGCATTATCAGCTTATTGGTTCCGACAAAATGGAATTTAATCGGAAACAACGAGTATATTGGGAGGATATTTATATTAAACTGTTGCTATTGGAACAAGCATTGGGCAACGAAAAAACAGATTACAAAGGGGATAATAATGATAACCTATAAGAAAGGAAATTTATTGAATGATGAGGCATTCGCATTGGTCAATACGGTTAATACCGTTGGCGTAATGGGCAAGGGTATCGCCCTTGCCTTTAAAAAGGCATTCCCCGATAATTACCTGCTTTACCGGGCTGCATGCCTCACCGGAAAGGTCTGTGTTGGCGAGCTGTTTATCGTCCCCGACAGCACCCTGCTGATGGGGCAACGGCTTATCATCAATTTTCCGACAAAAAAGGATTGGCGCGACCCCTCGGAATATGAATTTGTGGAGTTGGGGTTAGGCAAATTGCGAAACTTGATAATAAGCAATAAAATTAACAGCATAGCAATGCCTGCCCTGGGGTGTGGCAACGGTGGACTGGATTGGGAGAAAGTCAGGCCAATGATAGAAGGCGCCCTGGAGGGTTTGGATTGTGCTGTCTCCGTATATGAGCCGGGGTAGGAAATCGCGGCCTCCCTGCCACTTGCTGCTTTCATCTGCAACAGGCTTCCGGCGTTCAATGGTTGCCTGAATTTTGCAAAAACGATGCCGCTTTGGCCAATCTCGTTTTCGCAGAATACAGGCGGTTGGGAATTTATTCAGGGAATGCCCCTTTCAATCGTCTTTCAGGTTTTAAGAAGGTACACGAAAAGGATGATCACCATGTCTCCGTTTTAGGACCTATTCGTCCTTAAGGATAGATTTGTTTGTCGTAACGGTTCGCTGTCGTTTGACCGGAAAAGGCTCAGTGACAATATTTACAGCCTTTACTGTGTGGATTACGATGGAATCCGGGTCGATAGCTAAAGAATCCTTTCGGTCATCATGATCTTCGGAGAAAAAGCGTTTCATATCAATCAGAGATTTTTCTGAACTCTTGCCTGTATCGGTTTCTGTCGTCTGTTCAGGATAAATTTCATTGATCTCATACCGCATTTTCCATCCTTCGCCATCATTATACCCTGTGATTACATCGATTTGAGCCTCTTTAGGATGGGTTACAGGCTCGACTTTTGCAGCCTTATGAAACAATATGACGTTGACGGACTCACCTTCGACCTGGGACGAAGGAAAAATGATTCCGTCGTACATATTATGCCATTCCGTAGCCAGGTAATCTGCAATGGATTGCGTCAAGAGGTATTCAAATGACTGATCGTTGGGCATTACCGGCTGGGTCATTTTTGCACTGAGGCTCTTTAAAAACATCGCGCGGCTCAACTCATCTGCATAATCAGAATCAAAGATGCTGCCGTGAATAACCAATTTGGTGAGGGCATTCAGGTCAAGTAACTGTAACGGCCTGATAATCCTGAATTTGGCGATTGCAACCTTACTGCCAACTGCCGGGCGCACTTCTGCGAGAGAAAGTTTAGGATCATTTGAACCGTAAAATACAGAGATCCCGGGCGCATTCATTCTTCCTGCTACGGCGAATGCGGCAGGCGGGCAGCCCAATTCCTTGTCTGGCTTAGACAGTGCGGTCTTGAGTGCGGTATCCGATTGGAAAACACGGGCGCGGTATAGTTCTGTCATGCTGGTTCCCGGTCCTACTAAACGAAGCGGCGACTCGTCATCGAAGGTTTCCATATCGTAAACATTCCTGAATACGGAATTTAATAACTCGATGCCGGACCTGCTGAAATACCGGGATTCTGTCTTCAATATGCGCTCATATTCACTCCACTGGGTTTGCCAGTAACCGGCATGAGGTGGGATTTGTTCTACCCATATCTTGGTTGAATACTGTTGAAGTTCTCCCATATAGGCAAGGTTTGGATCATAATTATCCCGGTCTAAAATGGTCCGGATGTCCTCGGCTGCTTCTTTTGGAATGCCGGCGGCATCTCTGATTGCTTCGATAATTGGTTGCCCGTCCGGCCACTCTTCGGGATCTTCATCTGGATCCCATTTGCGGGTATAATGTTGGGAGAAAGCAATATCAACCCGAATCGCCAGGTCTCCAATAAAAATGCCTTTTGATCTGCGGCTGCAATATGCGCAAGTCACACGTTTGCCAGCTTGTTTAATCTCTCGTTTTAGATAAGGTTCGTCGATGCAGTGATAACAAATAGGTTTGTCGTCTAAATATACGTTGGCCAAAGGAGTATGTTTAATTGTTTAGGTTATTGTTATTCCGTGAATTTGTCTGCTTCATTTCAGATTTTTTTTATAATCATGGCATCCCCAGAATTCGGTTTAAACCGTTTATTTTTCTGATGGGAAGATCGTTCGTTTTCGTTTGTCGAGATCCATGTCCCAACTACGCTTCCTTGGATCTCCGGGATAACGGAAATATATTTCCTCATACGGCATTCCACCCTCCCCGTTAAATAAACAAAAGAAGTGAGGACAAGAAGTAAACTCATCGCCATCTCTTATGAAATTAACGATGTTGTGATAAGCAATTCGTCCTATTGCTTTTACAGGGATAACCTTATACTTTTCATTTTCAAGGCGTGGATCCAGAGAGTTCCATATCGGTTCCCAATAGCCGTCGGCGTTCATTATCACATAAGGGCCGATTCCGGCGGCGAGCCAGAATTCCAATCCATTATGGTAGGTGTTATAAAAGAAGGTTCGGAAAGAGGTATTGAAAATGCCTTCGGGAGTGCGGTTACCTGTACCGTAAGTCTCGTCATCTACAGAACGAATATAGGCATCTTCACTAATAAATTTGGAACTTGGATAATCCAGTAATGCCTGACGGTTTTTAGGATCCCTCACAAACTTGTGGTCGATGATGGCTTTTTCAAGTTTCGCCTTCATTTTAAGGCCTCTATTTAACTTTGTGATACTTTTTTGAGTTTCCCTTTCTTTTTTAATGTCAAATGCTATAGATAAAGCTTTGGGGTTTGCATAAAGGTGTGTTTCAAGTGTGATCGAAGTCCAGATTTCTAATTCCGGGACATTCAAATTAGTAGAATAACTTTTGATCAGGTCATGTTTCTTTTTAGACAAGTCACAGGATAGTATCAATAAAATCTTATCGGGCATTACGCTGTTTTGAAGAACTTTCTGCACCATTTCTTCAAGTTCCCCAGACGAAACCTGAACATGTCTTTTGCATTGGATAGCCCATGTTTTTTCGCGTATACCTTCTTGAACGACTCCACGGATGTCGATGCCTCCATCAGCTCCTGTTTTTCCAATATGCTCCAACTCTTTCCATTTATACATGTTGGACAAAAGCATGTAACATATCTCTTCGAATCTCAAAGGATCCAGGTCGGAAAAATGAAGCCGGTTAGTAGTCTTCGTTGGGTGCAAATTTTTGCTCATTAATTGGATTGTAATTAAAGGGTAAGTTTAAATCCCT from Mucilaginibacter sp. SJ includes:
- a CDS encoding macro domain-containing protein, with product MITYKKGNLLNDEAFALVNTVNTVGVMGKGIALAFKKAFPDNYLLYRAACLTGKVCVGELFIVPDSTLLMGQRLIINFPTKKDWRDPSEYEFVELGLGKLRNLIISNKINSIAMPALGCGNGGLDWEKVRPMIEGALEGLDCAVSVYEPG
- a CDS encoding restriction endonuclease, with amino-acid sequence MSKNLHPTKTTNRLHFSDLDPLRFEEICYMLLSNMYKWKELEHIGKTGADGGIDIRGVVQEGIREKTWAIQCKRHVQVSSGELEEMVQKVLQNSVMPDKILLILSCDLSKKKHDLIKSYSTNLNVPELEIWTSITLETHLYANPKALSIAFDIKKERETQKSITKLNRGLKMKAKLEKAIIDHKFVRDPKNRQALLDYPSSKFISEDAYIRSVDDETYGTGNRTPEGIFNTSFRTFFYNTYHNGLEFWLAAGIGPYVIMNADGYWEPIWNSLDPRLENEKYKVIPVKAIGRIAYHNIVNFIRDGDEFTSCPHFFCLFNGEGGMPYEEIYFRYPGDPRKRSWDMDLDKRKRTIFPSEK
- a CDS encoding PRTRC system ThiF family protein gives rise to the protein MNKKINTTRKIPVHIVDPELLQPFNPVMVNLIGAGGTGSHVLTGLMRLSFMLNELGHPGLHVRLFDDDIIEHNNRLRMLFNDAEVGLHKSVVLINRINRAFGLNWKAVTDKFDNQLVKELPEMAMAAITITAVDSVSARFEIAAILGMVYKYASHSRNKPRYWMDFGNSRDSGQVILSTVGEVKQPESARYETRSVLRMVTDEFPDLLSAGAEKDAGHNCSTASALEEQDLFINASLAYPGVEILNRMFREGMVFDRGFFYNLKDHRMHPLKVA
- a CDS encoding RES family NAD+ phosphorylase, with amino-acid sequence MANVYLDDKPICYHCIDEPYLKREIKQAGKRVTCAYCSRRSKGIFIGDLAIRVDIAFSQHYTRKWDPDEDPEEWPDGQPIIEAIRDAAGIPKEAAEDIRTILDRDNYDPNLAYMGELQQYSTKIWVEQIPPHAGYWQTQWSEYERILKTESRYFSRSGIELLNSVFRNVYDMETFDDESPLRLVGPGTSMTELYRARVFQSDTALKTALSKPDKELGCPPAAFAVAGRMNAPGISVFYGSNDPKLSLAEVRPAVGSKVAIAKFRIIRPLQLLDLNALTKLVIHGSIFDSDYADELSRAMFLKSLSAKMTQPVMPNDQSFEYLLTQSIADYLATEWHNMYDGIIFPSSQVEGESVNVILFHKAAKVEPVTHPKEAQIDVITGYNDGEGWKMRYEINEIYPEQTTETDTGKSSEKSLIDMKRFFSEDHDDRKDSLAIDPDSIVIHTVKAVNIVTEPFPVKRQRTVTTNKSILKDE